A portion of the Podospora pseudoanserina strain CBS 124.78 chromosome 2, whole genome shotgun sequence genome contains these proteins:
- a CDS encoding hypothetical protein (EggNog:ENOG503PPQ7) — translation MPTTQNASYSVGLAMSPPPPSDLGSYARSMHQHTKRQMDSISQASTSPERRSPSQNNDRSSGTNSMPNGVSNQRRNPGDYNYQ, via the coding sequence atgcccaccacccaaaacgcCTCTTACTCCGTCGGCCTCGCCATgtcccccccaccacccagcGACCTCGGCAGCTACGCTCGCTCCATGCACCAACATACCAAGCGCCAGATGGACTCCATCTCCCAggcctccacctcccccgagaGGCGCTCCCCAAGCCAGAACAACGACCGCTCCTCGGGCACAAACAGCATGCCCAACGGCGTATCGAACCAGAGGAGAAACCCAGGCGATTACAACTACCAGTAA